AAGCCCTTAAAAACTTACTTAATTTTTGCTGAAATTACATTGATTAGAAAATTTAGTATTCTAAGCTTTAATCCAAAATTTTTTATGTTTTGAGATTTCCATTGGCAGCACATTAAATTTCTCTTTAAAAATCTTACTAAAATGCGCCAAGGATCTATATCCTACGATACTAGCCGCCTCTTTTACGCTCACATCGTTTCTCATTAAAAGCTCTTTAGCGTTTTTAAGTCTCTCTTCTTGAAGCATGCCATAGATAGTATTGTTAAAATGCTGTTTAAAGCCTTTTTTGAGTTTAAATTCATTTATGGCACAAATTTTGGCAAGCTCTTTGATTGACGGTGGATTTGACATATTTTTAAGCAAAATTTCTCTAGCTTTTTTTATCGCAGCTATGTCATGTTCGCATAAATTTAGCCCTTTGCAGCACTCGTAGTTATCGCAAGCCGAAAAACTTTTATATATCATCTCCAAAATTTTAGCCTCTATAAAAATTTCTCTCATTTTGCCCTTATATATATGCGAATTTTCTAAGTCTTGAAGGATGAGTTTTTGAGTTAAATTTGTAGAGCTTGTTTTTATACTTGCAGGCTCAAGGCTGTTTATCTCGTTAAATAAAGGAAAATCGCTGATTAGTTCATTGTCTATAAATATACACTGACTCTTAAATCGCTTTTTTCGCTCATAGGTTACTTTACCCTTAAAAGGCTCTTTTATAACTCCTATCCAAGCATCATTTGGTTTAAAGATATTATTTGTGCTATTTTTTTCGTAATTCATACACACCGAACTGTTGCCTGTATTAAAATAGACAAAAGAGTATTTGCCTATGTCTGCGGAGTTAAAGACCTTGTAATCATCAAAATACATATCAAACATTCCGTAACCAAAACCGTTTGCGTTATTAAATATCTGTATGTTTAAGATCATCTCATTTGTTTTTAGGCTTAAATTTTTTAAGCAACGCTCGTTTCCACCCCAAGTCTCGTTAAAAAATTGCTCTAGCTCAGAAAAACTACTCATAAAATCCCTGCACCGTTAAATTTAATCCCTTTACCATTAAAAAGTAATAGTAATAATTATCAAATTATAGTAGCATTAAGCTTGAATAACTTTTAAGGAGTTTTGAATGAGCTTAAATCATATAAAATTTGTCGGAATTATCTCAGTTGCAGCGAGCGTTTGTCTGTTTGGAGCTGACTCTGTTTCTTTAAAAGAAGTAACGGTTTCAGCCAATAAAATGGAGGAAAATATCAAAGATATCCCTCAGAGCATAAGCGTGATAGATGAAAACGAGATAGAAGAAAAGCGTATAAAGGATACTGACAGCATCATGCGCCAGATTCCAAACCTAAGTGCCGAGCATTTTATCTATAAAACAAGAGTAAATTTTCGCGGCATAAATCACTCCGATTTTACTAATTCAAATCCGGTTACCATATATATAGACGGTATTTCTACGAGCAATAATATGGGCAATTACAACTCTATTTTAAACAATGTCGAGAGAGTTGAAATCTTGCGCGGACCTCAAAGCACGATTTATGGCAAAGATTCAATCGGAGGTGTTGTAAATGTCGTATCAAAACCGCCTAAAAACGAGTGGAGCGGCGCTGTAGGAAGCGAATACGGATCATATAACTACATGATGGGAAATTTTAACGCAAACGGTGCGCTAATAGATGATGTTTTATTCTTAAATATCGGAGGATACGCTTCAAAGGATGACGGCTGGATAACAAATGAGTATAACGGCGATAAAAAAGCCAATAAAACAAACGATCATAAATTTGATCTAGCCTTTACGCTCAAGCCCACAGATAGGCTAACCACGCGCTTAACTTTGGTTGAGGAGAGGTCTAAAGAGCATTTTTATCAAGGAGGAACAGGATTTTTTGGCACTATAGATTTAAAGGATGCCAAAAAAGCAAATTTTGAAGGACCTACATATAGCTTGGTTAAAACTTTTTCTCAAGCTTTTGGAGTCGATTATGAGTTTGATAGAGTTAAATTTTCGTCCGTAACTACTCATAAGAAATCAAAAGCAAATGGAATTTACGATAGCGACTTTACTTATGCTCCGTTACTTCCTTCTAATGGATTAATCCAGTTTCAAGATGTGCATTTAGATACTTTGTCTCAAGAATTTAGGCTTGCGAGTATAAATGCCGATAAATTTAAGTGGGTTAGCGGGCTTTATTTCGAGCGTGAAAAGACTGAAAACAAAAGAATGGGTCAGCAGTTTAGTCAAGGCGGAATGAAGATGGAAATGGACGCTCCTGCAACGGTAAAAGGCGATACTGCAGCGGTCTTTGGACAAGGAACTTATGAGCTAACGGATAGCTTTTTATTAACGCTTGGAGGAAGATTTCAAAAGATCAAAAAAGATATAGATATGGCGGCTTTTATGACTCCTCTTGGTATGCCTAAAGGTGCTCCTATAAATACTTTAAACGATTCTAAAACTTGGAACAAATTCCTTCCTAAAGCAGGACTAACCTATAGGATAAATGATGATTTGAGTGCGTTCTTATCATATTCTCAAGGTTATTTGGCGGGCGGATACAACTACTACGCATTTATCAAAGAGCAAGCTTTCGATGCGCAAAAGAGCCACAACTACGAGATAGGGCTTAGAGGTAACGCCTTTGATAATCGTCTTAGATTTAGCATATCGGCATTTCATATGGATATCAAGGATATACATCTATACTCTATTTTGCCGGGAGGAATATTTGTTACAAGTAATGGAGGAGAAGCAAAAAGCGACGGAATCGAGCTTGAAGCCTTTTATAGAGTTAGTAATGAGCTTGATATAAGCGGAGCGTTGGGCATAAATAAGACCAAATATAAAGAGAATATCCAGTATCCAAATGCGGTTAATAAAAGGATAGAAAATACTCCAAATTATACTTTAAATTTGGGCGTAGCTTACACTCATCCTAGTGGATTTTATACAAGAGTTGATCTAAGAGGAAATGGCGATAAGTATTTTGATGCTGAGAATAAATTTAAGCAAAAATCTTGGATGACCGCCGATATTCGTGCCGGATATAGGCTTAAGGCCTTTGATATCTATGGATACGTAACAAATATCACAAGCAACTCTCACGTCGTAACCTTCATGCATCACGGAGGCATATCGGGGATGAATCACTTTGCCGATCCAAGAAGATTTGGCTTAGGTGTTAGATATTCATTTTAAACTTCAAATTTGGGCTTGTTGTTTATAAGCCCAAATTTCTGCTTATAGCGGATTAAATTCGCTCAAATAAAATTAAGGAATTCCCATGAAAGAAAAGCAAGGAGATTTAACAAGGATCATCGAGCCTGTTGTAAAAGAGATAAAGCTAGGCATGATCTTAGCAAGCATCGCATCTATCTGCTATGTGCTCGCTTTTAGTATTTTTGCTTTTGTCATCTCGTATCTTGCAAATGCGGAGATAAACTATACTTTGCTGTCTGTAGGCACAGGATTTATCATAGCTGAATATCTTTTGCGCTCAAACGCCTTTAGAGTATCTCACGTGGCAGCCTTTAAGCTTGAGCAAATTTTACGCACCAAGCTTTCTGAGCATATAGCGGCGATTCCTTTCGGAGAGGTTATAACCAAAGGAAGCGGCAAGCTTAAAAAAAGCATGCTTGATGATGTGAAAAATTTACACTCTTTTGTAGCAGACACTACTCCTATGCTGGCAAGAGTGGCCGTAACTCCTATTGCATGCCTAATCGCACTTGGCTTTTTTGATCTAAGGCTTTTGGTGCTTAGCCTCACTTTGGTTTTTGTAAGTGCGGCTGTTATGAGTATGGCTTTTAAAGATAATGCAAAATATAGAAAAGAGTATGACGATAACCAAGCGCTTATAAACGCGTCTATTATAGAATTTGTTCAAGCTATGCCGGTGGTTAGGACATTTAGTGACGGCGCAAGCTCCTTTAAGCGCTATAACGATGCTCTTAACGCCTACTGCAAGAGTCTTAAGGAGTGGATAGCTCTGACGACTACCGCTTCAAGGGTTGCTATAATGCTTGCTAGTCCGATTATAACTCTTGTTGTTGTGGGTATAGCGGGTAGTTATCTTTATATGAATGGCAGTTTGGAATTTGGCAAATTTATAGGAGCGTTGATACTTGCAGCAGGCATTATAGAGTCGATGATGCCGCTTATGTGGGTAAATAATTTTGTTCAGCAGTCAAGGGCGGCAGCAAGCGGAATTTTAGAAATTTTAGATATAAAGCCTCTTAGAATTTCAGACTCATTTAAAGAGCCAAGAGATAGTTTCGTAGAGTTTAAAAACGTAAGCTTTAAATATGAAACAAGAGAGGAATTCGCCCTTAAAGAGGTTAATTTCAAGGTTGAGGTCGGGAGTGTAACGGCGCTTGTTGGCCCAAGCGGAGCGGGCAAAAGCACGGCAGCTCAGCTGATACCTAGATTTTGGGACGTTAATGAAGGAGAAATTTTAATAGGAGGAGTTGATGTAAGGCAAATTGAGCCTATGAAGCTAATGAATTTCGTATCTTTCGTATTTCAAGATACATTTTTGTTTAACGACACCGTGTATGAAAATATCTCAATGGCAAAGCCAAATGCAACAAGAGATGAGGTGATAAGTGCCGCAAAAGCAGCGCAAATTCATGAGTTTATAGAGACTTTGCCAAATGGATATGATACTATTTGCGGTGATAGAGGTGCAAATTTAAGCGGAGGGCAAAAGCAGCGCATAACCATAGCTCGCGCAATTTTAAGAGATGCGCCTATCATAGTGCTTGATGAGGCGACTGCATTTGCAGACCCTGAAAACGAAGAGAAGATCATCAAAGCCATTTCAAATCTCATAATAGGCAAAACCGTAATCATCATAGCTCACCGTCTATCAACTATTAAAAAAGCCGATCAGATCGTAGTTTTTGATAAGGGAAAAGTGGTAGAAAACGGACTTCACGAAGAGCTTTTAGTAAATGAGAATTTATACTCCAAGCTTTGGGATAGCTATACGCAAACTCAAATTTGGAACATCCACAAGGAGTCCAATCATGAATAAAGATATCAAATTCGCTTCTATAAAAGAGCTTTATAAGATGTTTTTAGAGATTGCAGGCTCGTATCAAAAAGAGTATAAAAATAGCCTTTATTCAGGCGTCGTAGCTATAGTATCCCAAGCTGTTTTGCTCTGTTTGTTTTACCCTCTTCTTGTTTTTGCTTATCAGGGGGATAAAAGCTCTTTAAATTTCGTTGTTTTAGCGATGATAGCCGTGCTTATAGTATTTATGGTGGCTAAATTTAAAAGCTCTCATTATGATCATGCGGGCACCTTTGTGGATGTAGGATACGATCTTCGCTTAAAGCTTGGAAAAAAGCTAACCTCAGTGCCTCTTGAAAGCCTAGCTAAATATAAGACCGGCGAGCTAAACGCCGTATTTGCAAGCAATGTTGATTCTGCGGTAATGTTTATGAACATGATACCTCTTATGTTTTTAGAGCCGCTTTTGATCTGCTCTTTTGTTATCATCGCCACTCTTTTTGCAAATTTAAAGATCGCTCTTATACTTATTGTGATGTTGCCTCTTGCTATCCCGCTTTATAATCTAAAACGTAAGATGGCAGTAGAAGATAAAAAGAAATTTATGACGGCAAACGCGTCTCTTGAATCAAGCATAATAGAATATATCCAAGGTATAGGCGTGCTTCGATCCGTAAATTTGATCGGCAAAAACTCAAATAAGCTACAAAGAGAGATAGAAAACGTAAGGCAAATTCAGCTTGATGAGATGACGGGATCAAATTTGCCTATTTTGCTAACAGGAAGCTTGATCATATTTACTACTTTGTTAGCCGTTTTTGTGGGTGTTTATCTTAATATAAGCGGTGAAATTTCGCTTGGTCTTTTTGCGGCCGTGTTGGTTATCCTTCCAAGGCTAAATGAGCCGTTTTCGATACTTTTAGTGGTGGCTAGCGTTTTTGACGTTAGCGAAAACGGTTTTAGGCGCACGAAAGAAATTTTAAATATGAAAGAGCTTGAATTTTATCCGCCTATAACGATACCAGAAAAGTTTGATATCGAATTTAATGAGGTTGATTTTGCCTATTTTGGTAGCGATAAAAACTCTCTTAATAGTGTTAGTTTCAAAATTCCCGCCAAGAGCATGACCGCTATAGTAGGAGCCTCTGGAAGTGGCAAGACAACGGCTATAAAGATGCTTATGAGGTATGCCGACGCGCAAAAAGGGGAGATAAAAATAGGCGGAGTAGATATAAGGAGTATAAGGCAAGAAGAGCTTATGAAGTGCCTATCGGTGGTATTTCAAGATGTCTATCTCTTTGACGATACGGTGCTAAACAATATCCGCATGGGCAGAGCAAACGCGAGCGATAAAGAGGTAGCAAATGCAGCCAAAACGGCACTTTGTGACGATTTTATCTCAAGGCTTCCCAAAGGCTATGAAACTAGAGTAGGCGATATAGGCGGAAATCTCTCAGGCGGAGAAAAGCAGCGTATCAGCATAGCCAGAGCGATACTAAAAGACGCTCCTATAGTGATCTTGGATGAGCCTACCGCAGCGCTTGATACCGCAAGCGAACTTG
This genomic interval from Campylobacter sp. RM16189 contains the following:
- a CDS encoding ABC transporter ATP-binding protein, encoding MNKDIKFASIKELYKMFLEIAGSYQKEYKNSLYSGVVAIVSQAVLLCLFYPLLVFAYQGDKSSLNFVVLAMIAVLIVFMVAKFKSSHYDHAGTFVDVGYDLRLKLGKKLTSVPLESLAKYKTGELNAVFASNVDSAVMFMNMIPLMFLEPLLICSFVIIATLFANLKIALILIVMLPLAIPLYNLKRKMAVEDKKKFMTANASLESSIIEYIQGIGVLRSVNLIGKNSNKLQREIENVRQIQLDEMTGSNLPILLTGSLIIFTTLLAVFVGVYLNISGEISLGLFAAVLVILPRLNEPFSILLVVASVFDVSENGFRRTKEILNMKELEFYPPITIPEKFDIEFNEVDFAYFGSDKNSLNSVSFKIPAKSMTAIVGASGSGKTTAIKMLMRYADAQKGEIKIGGVDIRSIRQEELMKCLSVVFQDVYLFDDTVLNNIRMGRANASDKEVANAAKTALCDDFISRLPKGYETRVGDIGGNLSGGEKQRISIARAILKDAPIVILDEPTAALDTASELAVQKAIDTLVKDKTVIVIAHRLSTIVAADQILVFDDANLVEKGSHEELLSAKGRYYSMWQAQQNVKIWHAKNKDA
- a CDS encoding ABC transporter ATP-binding protein, which gives rise to MKEKQGDLTRIIEPVVKEIKLGMILASIASICYVLAFSIFAFVISYLANAEINYTLLSVGTGFIIAEYLLRSNAFRVSHVAAFKLEQILRTKLSEHIAAIPFGEVITKGSGKLKKSMLDDVKNLHSFVADTTPMLARVAVTPIACLIALGFFDLRLLVLSLTLVFVSAAVMSMAFKDNAKYRKEYDDNQALINASIIEFVQAMPVVRTFSDGASSFKRYNDALNAYCKSLKEWIALTTTASRVAIMLASPIITLVVVGIAGSYLYMNGSLEFGKFIGALILAAGIIESMMPLMWVNNFVQQSRAAASGILEILDIKPLRISDSFKEPRDSFVEFKNVSFKYETREEFALKEVNFKVEVGSVTALVGPSGAGKSTAAQLIPRFWDVNEGEILIGGVDVRQIEPMKLMNFVSFVFQDTFLFNDTVYENISMAKPNATRDEVISAAKAAQIHEFIETLPNGYDTICGDRGANLSGGQKQRITIARAILRDAPIIVLDEATAFADPENEEKIIKAISNLIIGKTVIIIAHRLSTIKKADQIVVFDKGKVVENGLHEELLVNENLYSKLWDSYTQTQIWNIHKESNHE
- a CDS encoding AraC family transcriptional regulator — encoded protein: MSSFSELEQFFNETWGGNERCLKNLSLKTNEMILNIQIFNNANGFGYGMFDMYFDDYKVFNSADIGKYSFVYFNTGNSSVCMNYEKNSTNNIFKPNDAWIGVIKEPFKGKVTYERKKRFKSQCIFIDNELISDFPLFNEINSLEPASIKTSSTNLTQKLILQDLENSHIYKGKMREIFIEAKILEMIYKSFSACDNYECCKGLNLCEHDIAAIKKAREILLKNMSNPPSIKELAKICAINEFKLKKGFKQHFNNTIYGMLQEERLKNAKELLMRNDVSVKEAASIVGYRSLAHFSKIFKEKFNVLPMEISKHKKFWIKA
- a CDS encoding TonB-dependent receptor, with amino-acid sequence MSLNHIKFVGIISVAASVCLFGADSVSLKEVTVSANKMEENIKDIPQSISVIDENEIEEKRIKDTDSIMRQIPNLSAEHFIYKTRVNFRGINHSDFTNSNPVTIYIDGISTSNNMGNYNSILNNVERVEILRGPQSTIYGKDSIGGVVNVVSKPPKNEWSGAVGSEYGSYNYMMGNFNANGALIDDVLFLNIGGYASKDDGWITNEYNGDKKANKTNDHKFDLAFTLKPTDRLTTRLTLVEERSKEHFYQGGTGFFGTIDLKDAKKANFEGPTYSLVKTFSQAFGVDYEFDRVKFSSVTTHKKSKANGIYDSDFTYAPLLPSNGLIQFQDVHLDTLSQEFRLASINADKFKWVSGLYFEREKTENKRMGQQFSQGGMKMEMDAPATVKGDTAAVFGQGTYELTDSFLLTLGGRFQKIKKDIDMAAFMTPLGMPKGAPINTLNDSKTWNKFLPKAGLTYRINDDLSAFLSYSQGYLAGGYNYYAFIKEQAFDAQKSHNYEIGLRGNAFDNRLRFSISAFHMDIKDIHLYSILPGGIFVTSNGGEAKSDGIELEAFYRVSNELDISGALGINKTKYKENIQYPNAVNKRIENTPNYTLNLGVAYTHPSGFYTRVDLRGNGDKYFDAENKFKQKSWMTADIRAGYRLKAFDIYGYVTNITSNSHVVTFMHHGGISGMNHFADPRRFGLGVRYSF